The segment GAGGAGTATTACTATGGCAACAACGACACCATCGATTTCGAACATGGCGTGGTAGTGGATCGCCAGCCTGCTCCCATCCAATGGTCTCGCGAGGACAAGCACTATGTCGCCTCAGCCAACAAAGCACTGACAGGCACCATCGCAGGAATGGTTTTGGCACAGGAAGGAATCAGTTCGGATGAAGCCATTTCGCAATACTTGCCAGATTACGCATCCTATTTTACCGACCCCAACAAAGCCCAAGTGACTCTGCATCACTGCCTCAACATGACGGCTGGTTTCCAATGGGACGAATGGTCAGGCAATGACCTCAAAGACCTCTGGAAATCACAAGATTTTGCTGGCTTTGTGTTATCAAGGAACAATATGTCTCCCGACTCAGAGTGGCGCTACAACAGTGCCTTGCCCAACCTCACACTCAGAGCATTGAGCAACATACTGGATCAAGACATCAGAGACTGGGCGGATGAGAACTTCTACCAAGCACTGGGCATCACGGATTACAAATGGCAGTCGCAACCAGACGGGATTCCCGAAGGATCAGCCCGCATGTACCTCAGACCCCGTGACATGCTCAAAATCGGTATCACCCTCCTCAACGATGGTCAATGGAGCGGCCAACAAATCATCCCTCAAGCGTGGGTCGCCAAATGTATGGAAGTACAAGAAAACACAGATTCTGGTGACTACAGTCATGGGTTTTGGTTACGAGAACTCGATGGTATCAAGTACCTATCAGCAGAAGGAGATGGTGGCAATTTCATCAATGTATTCCCCGAGCAAAACATGGTGATCGTGATGACTCAAGGCAACTACCTCAAGTGGCCGATCTACGTAGATCAGATGGACGACATGATGAAAAATTACATTTTCCCTGCGGTGTTTTGAAGCACTGGTATGCCATCCCACACTCATATTCATCCTAGTGTTGGGTTTGATATCTATGTCTGCGCCTCCCAGATTATGAAATTATTGAAACTGAGACGGGTAGTCAGCAGGCTGTCAAATTTATCGATATAGATTTCATTTCCAGTATCTTCGAAAGTCCCCTGTGCCCGTATATGTGACGCCAGCATCACAAAAAGAATAACAAGAAACAATTTTTGAATCATAAATCTAGATAGCAACCAACTGATCAACCAGTTGCCTTCAAAAATAGACCTTTTAAGCCTGTCTTGATCTTGTGTGAAATAAACTTATCTCTTATGCTCAAAAATTTGCGTAGCTATATAACTACATTTATACTTGTAGTCAAATAACTACACAATGAATCTAAGACGAGACGTATTTCAAGCCATTGCTGATCCCACACGCCGAGCCATCTTGCTGCTGGTAGCTACCCATTCTATGACGGCTGGTGCCATTGCTGCCAACTTTGATACTGCCAGACCGACCGTGTCCAAGCACCTACAAATACTCACCGAGTGTCAGCTTCTCCAAGCTGAACAAAATGGCAGGGAAATCCACTACCACTTGAATCCTCAGAAGGTCAAAGAAATTGCAGACTTCATTGATCCTTTCCGCAAATTGTGGGATGACAGATTCAACAAACTAGAAGCCAT is part of the Reichenbachiella agarivorans genome and harbors:
- a CDS encoding ArsR/SmtB family transcription factor, translated to MNLRRDVFQAIADPTRRAILLLVATHSMTAGAIAANFDTARPTVSKHLQILTECQLLQAEQNGREIHYHLNPQKVKEIADFIDPFRKLWDDRFNKLEAIMKNYSSEQ
- a CDS encoding serine hydrolase, producing the protein MKSTIQILPFFLLLTLLFPQCQEESGSQLSGQVIDAYTSTPLMDVQIILLENNAITTTNEKGNFGFSEMDLAALPNKVVGLQLSMEGYRPLEINATIDENNAIKLSPADIPVYYYHQPVQLSDGIPTGTIQDINMDQQLIQNMMDNLVRDKYKEIHSLLVYKDDMLVLEEYYYGNNDTIDFEHGVVVDRQPAPIQWSREDKHYVASANKALTGTIAGMVLAQEGISSDEAISQYLPDYASYFTDPNKAQVTLHHCLNMTAGFQWDEWSGNDLKDLWKSQDFAGFVLSRNNMSPDSEWRYNSALPNLTLRALSNILDQDIRDWADENFYQALGITDYKWQSQPDGIPEGSARMYLRPRDMLKIGITLLNDGQWSGQQIIPQAWVAKCMEVQENTDSGDYSHGFWLRELDGIKYLSAEGDGGNFINVFPEQNMVIVMTQGNYLKWPIYVDQMDDMMKNYIFPAVF